In Papilio machaon chromosome W, ilPapMach1.1, whole genome shotgun sequence, a single genomic region encodes these proteins:
- the LOC123723122 gene encoding uncharacterized protein LOC123723122, with protein sequence MADIDSLINKRASIRGRLTKFSNYLAQVGTIVEESQFNELQLKTQKINELCQNYDLLQDKIDELCPETIDEEIDQRDATESQFTQLLAKAKTLLKQYADNNVQASSTQSDSRRSHEASFKLPTIVISKFDGNYSDWLEFRDTYKSLIHNNPQLLPIHKFHYLNSYLTGEAARLLTNLEVSSQTYNEAWDLLCERFNNKRHLIHNHLNALFNLESISRENDKSIRSLVDNVNKDLRALSSLGEPTDKWDTIIIHMVSMKLDHNTKRAWEELRNTFEDMPKLSQFTKFLQERASILETCNKRTNTTNMQQVSSKNVHAYRSLTCTTNSSVTPAHIKTQYKPQSTCTYCSKDHIVYNCPAFLAKTPEQRQAEVIKLHLCINCLKRGHNVKECRSSSCRQCRKRHHTLLHFSSQPAANVSVQTAVATAEDNPIIANIASSQPEIQVLLSTAVIEVVNPETNKKQKARCLLDSGSQATFITKSLKERLGLNVIPTKAVPIMGMSNTPRGFISERSVVRLQSTTGRFNVTQACAVIPELTENIPHRLINIKHFNIPANILLADPSFNTSSPVEIIIGADLFWQIIGSEERSLGPKLPMLRNSQLGWLITGPLYIDNELQRVDCHLVTNNTNDNSGDTLNYKLSRFWELEELPKRPLLSDSEKMCEAHFQEHTIREGNGRFCVRIPLKQPPNVLGDSYQLARRRFLSLERKFRKNPALKKAYCEFIEEYKNLGHCSETLDPPVGGHYLCHHAVLSDRSESTKLRVVFDGSAPTTSGVSINDIQFTGPKVQDALLSILLRFRTHKYVLAGDIDKFFRQVLMHEDDRNLQLILWREAPDQPLVTLKLNTVTYGFTSASYLSTKCLWMLGQDCSDPKIKEIIQNDFYCDDLLTGANTKEELIFILNAVISKLKSGCLNLRKFRSNAPEIFPKSTLDLQANLSLSDATSALGLGWSPPEDVLQFTIEAPTADTVSKSTKRSILSSSFSIFDPLGLLAPCTVQPKMLLQQLWKRGLDWDEPVPEDLQRAWHKIREGFPLLSDLTIPRRVLCDETNNIQLHSFSDASMHAYGACIFLRSINKDGDITVQLLCAKSRVAPTKPPLTIPKLELLGALLAANLSKLVLESLRCPVSKSVHWCDSRVALAWLNICPSKLKSFVANKVVEICENTNLSSWRYVPTASNPVDYISRGVSPEKLRKLQDWWTGPSFLAMEDTQWPVIEQTNNNNILHMKQTYLR encoded by the coding sequence ATGGCGGATATCGATAGCTTAATAAACAAACGGGCCAGTATCAGAGGAAGACTCactaaatttagtaattatctTGCACAAGTCGGAACTATTGTCGAAGAATCTCAATTTAACGAGTTACAACTAAAGACACAGAAAATCAAcgaattatgtcaaaattacgATTTGCTACAAGATAAGATCGATGAGCTTTGCCCAGAGACGATTGACGAAGAAATCGATCAGAGAGACGCCACAGAGTCGCAATTTACTCAATTATTAGCCAAAGCAAAAACATTACTCAAACAATATGCAGATAACAATGTCCAAGCATCATCAACTCAAAGTGACTCTCGTCGATCTCAtgaagctagttttaaattgcCGACTATTGTTATATCCAAATTCGACGGTAACTATTCGGATTGGCTCGAATTCAGGGACACTTATAAGTCGCTCATACACAATAATCCGCAGCTTTTACCAAttcataaatttcattatttaaattcatatcttACGGGAGAGGCTGCCAGATTGCTCACAAATTTAGAAGTATCATCACAGACATATAACGAAGCTTGGGATCTCCTGTGCGAACGATTTAATAACAAGAGGCATTTAATCCACAATCATTTGAACGCACTGTTTAATCTAGAGTCCATTAGCCGGGAAAATGACAAGTCAATACGCTCCTTAGTTGACAATGTCAATAAGGACCTCAGAGCATTATCAAGCCTTGGTGAACCTACAGACAAGTGGGACactattattatacatatggTCTCCATGAAGCTAGACCATAACACAAAAAGAGCTTGGGAAGAACTCAGAAACACTTTCGAAGATATGCCTAAACTAAGTCAATTTACTAAATTTCTACAAGAGAGAGCAAGCATCCTAGAAACGTGCAACAAAAGGACAAATACAACTAACATGCAGCAAGTTTCAAGTAAAAACGTGCACGCCTATAGGTCCCTAACATGCACAACAAACTCCAGTGTAACTCCGGCCCATATCAAAACACAATATAAACCACAGTCGACGTGTACCTATTGTTCAAAAGATCACATTGTATACAATTGCCCTGCGTTCCTAGCAAAGACTCCAGAGCAAAGGCAGGCcgaagttataaaattacatctatGCATTAACTGTCTGAAGAGAGGACACAACGTCAAGGAATGCCGCAGTTCATCTTGCCGACAATGCCGCAAGCGACATCACACATTGCTGCACTTTTCGTCACAGCCCGCCGCAAATGTCTCGGTGCAGACCGCAGTAGCTACGGCTGAAGATAATCCAATCATCGCAAACATCGCGTCATCTCAGCCTGAAATCCAAGTCCTGCTATCAACGGCAGTTATCGAGGTGGTAAATCCAGAAACGAATAAAAAGCAGAAGGCACGCTGTCTTTTAGACTCAGGTAGTCAagctacatttattactaAGTCCTTGAAGGAGAGATTGGGACTCAACGTTATACCCACAAAGGCGGTACCAATCATGGGCATGTCGAACACACCGCGCGGTTTCATCTCAGAGCGAAGTGTAGTACGTTTACAATCAACCACGGGAAGGTTCAATGTTACTCAAGCCTGCGCCGTTATACCCGAACTCACTGAGAATATTCCACACAGacttataaatatcaaacacTTCAATATACCAGCGAATATTCTATTAGCTGATCCTTCGTTTAATACCTCTAGCCCAGTAGAGATTATAATCGGTGCAGATTTGTTTTGGCAGATCATTGGAAGCGAAGAGAGAAGCCTTGGACCGAAACTACCTATGTTAAGAAACTCACAATTAGGTTGGTTGATTACAGGGCCGCTATATATCGACAACGAATTACAACGAGTAGACTGTCATCTAGTAACAAACAATACAAATGACAactctggagataccttaaacTACAAGCTATCGAGATTCTGGGAGCTAGAAGAGCTACCTAAAAGACCACTTCTCAGCGACAGTGAAAAAATGTGCGAGGCACATTTTCAAGAGCACACCATACGCGAAGGAAACGGGCGCTTCTGTGTAAGGATACCTCTCAAACAACCGCCGAACGTGTTAGGCGATTCATATCAACTTGCAAGGCGGCGATTTCTATCTTTAGAAAGGAAGTTCCGCAAGAATCCAGCACTAAAGAAAGCCTACTGTGAATTCATAGAAGAATACAAGAACCTAGGTCACTGTTCCGAGACGCTCGATCCTCCTGTTGGAGGTCATTATCTTTGCCATCATGCCGTGCTTAGCGACCGCAGCGAGTCTACAAAGCTAAGAGTGGTATTCGATGGCTCCGCTCCTACGACTTCAGGCGTATCTATCAACGATATACAATTCACCGGCCCTAAGGTGCAAGACGCTctattatcaatattattacgCTTCAGAACACACAAATACGTACTAGCCGGTGATATTGATAAATTCTTCCGTCAAGTCTTAATGCATGAAGACGATCGCAATCTTCAACTAATTTTGTGGCGTGAGGCACCGGATCAACCTCTTGTAACACTAAAACTAAACACTGTCACGTATGGATTCACAAGTGCCAGCTATTTAAGCACAAAATGTCTGTGGATGTTGGGACAAGACTGTAGTGACCCAAAGATCAaagaaattatacaaaacGACTTTTACTGTGACGATCTACTAACAGGAGCAAATACAAAGGAGGAGTTAATTTTCATACTTAACGCTGttatttcaaaactaaaatcaggctgtttaaatttacgaaaatttagatCGAACGCTCCTGAGATTTTCCCTAAGTCGACTCTCGATCTGCAAGCCAATCTAAGCCTGAGCGATGCTACAAGTGCACTCGGCCTAGGTTGGAGTCCACCAGAAGACGTTCTACAATTTACGATTGAAGCTCCCACTGCCGACACTGTAAGCAAATCAACCAAGAGATCTATTTTGTCATCATCATTCAGCATCTTTGATCCACTAGGTCTATTAGCGCCATGCACGGTCCAGCCAAAAATGCTTCTCCAGCAACTGTGGAAAAGAGGGTTAGACTGGGATGAGCCAGTCCCAGAAGATCTACAAAGGGCATGGCATAAAATTAGAGAAGGCTTTCCACTATTATCGGACTTAACTATCCCACGAAGAGTGTTATGCGATGAAACAAACAACATACAACTACATTCCTTCAGTGACGCATCTATGCACGCCTATGGCGCCTGCATCTTTCTAAGGTCTATCAACAAAGACGGCGATATTACAGTCCAACTACTATGTGCCAAATCGAGAGTAGCTCCAACCAAGCCGCCATTAACAATACCAAAATTAGAATTGCTAGGAGCTCTACTCGCTGCTAATCTATCAAAGTTGGTGCTGGAGTCCCTACGATGTCCTGTTTCAAAAAGCGTACACTGGTGTGATTCTAGAGTCGCACTCGCATGGCTTAACATTTGTCCCAGTAAACTGAAGAGTTTCGTGGCCAACAAGGTTGTCGAAATCTGCGAAAACACAAATCTGTCTTCTTGGCGCTACGTACCTACTGCTTCCAATCCGGTTGACTACATCTCACGCGGCGTATCACCAGAGAAACTACGCAAACTACAAGATTGGTGGACTGGGCCCTCTTTCCTTGCAATGGAAGACACCCAATGGCCAGTTATAGAACAGacaaacaacaataatatacTTCACATGAAGCAGACTTACCTGAGATGA
- the LOC123723123 gene encoding tigger transposable element-derived protein 4-like: MPDKTLKFKGDNCSGGKLSKDRITVMVAANMSGTEKKKLLIIGKSQKPRCFKSVKSLPVDYANNRKAWMTSELFEKWLRDWDRDLVKKKKKILLLVDNCPAHPNVTNLKSITLAFLPPNTTSVLQPMDQGIIRSLKTNFRKNLVLKMINCLDANEDNSSTKITVLDAILMVNDAWNKMSQSTIHNCFKHAGFIENHDGLPIQISDHEFDEGDDIPLSLWSRNLHSDSLAAPEMWEDYVDIDSALLTSEEPTDENIVQNICAKEQLESDGEEEVEEEPLPTAEEALKAAELLSRFVHSNIENDNLAIAMSSIHNSIRDCLYNKMKKQKQTKITDYLR; encoded by the exons atgccggataaaactttaaaatttaaaggtgACAATTGTAGTGGAGGTAAGTTGTCGAAAGATAGAATAACTGTCATGGTAGCAGCTAATATGAGTGGCACAGAGAAAAAGAAATTGCTCATTATTGGAAAGTCACAAAAACcaagatgttttaaaagtgTCAAATCATTACCTGTCGATTATGCTAACAATCGTAAAGCTTGGATGACGTCAGAACTTTTTGAAAAGTGGCTTCGTGATTGGGATCGTGATTTGgtgaagaagaagaaaaagattCTATTGCTGGTTGATAATTGCCCGGCCCATCCAaatgttactaatttaaaGTCTATAACACTTGCTTTCCTTCCGCCGAATACAACATCAGTACTACAGCCAATGGATCAGGGAATAATACGATCACTCAAAACGAATTTCAGGAAGAACCTTGTGCTCAAAATGATTAATTGTCTTGATGCTAATGAAGACAACTCTTCTACAAAAATAACGGTGCTAGATGCAATTCTGATGGTTAATGATGCCTGGAATAAAATGTCACAAAGTACCATTCATAACTGTTTCAAACATGCAGGATTCATTGAAAACCACGACGGTTTACCTATTCAAATATCAGACCATGAATTCGATGAAGGAGATGACATTCCTTTATCTTTGTGGTCACGAAACCTACATTCAGATTCTTTAGCAGCACCGGAAATGTGGGAAGATTATGTTGACATCGATAGTGCTCTCCTCACATCCGAAGAACCCACCGATGAAAATATCGTACAGAACATTTGTGCTAAGGAACAACTCGAAAGTGATGGGGAAGAAGAAGTCGAGGAAGAACCATTACCTACCGCAGAAGAGGCATTAAAAGCTGCAGAATTATTATCCCGATTTGTTCACAGCAATattgaaaatgataatttGGCCATAGCTATGTCTTCTATACACAATAGCATTAGAGAttgttt atacaataaaatgaaaaaacaaaagcagaCAAAAATTACAGATTACTTACGATAA